One window of Aspergillus oryzae RIB40 DNA, chromosome 3 genomic DNA carries:
- a CDS encoding uncharacterized protein (predicted protein): MSEFIPTWKQPSHPETLQVIKGATPYTASARSLVALPAGALFSKITTAIPAPKKTYTSVQTGPGLNIELMSDLVYCNHSCSPSLEFDMSTFEVRVSRDRPLSVGDELTFFYPSTEWDMVQPFNCFCGSQNCLGLIAGSQDMEASVLSRYWLNPHVKDLLAGKQMTVAPESTEEISLKA, encoded by the coding sequence ATGTCTGAATTCATCCCTACCTGGAAGCAACCCAGTCACCCGGAGACCCTCCAAGTGATCAAAGGTGCGACACCATACACAGCAAGTGCCCGCTCCTTAGTGGCATTGCCTGCCGGCGCATTGTTCAGCAAGATCACCACGGCTATTCCTGCGCCCAAAAAGACATATACGTCTGTTCAGACCGGACCGGGCCTGAATATCGAGCTGATGTCCGACCTTGTCTACTGCAACCACTCCTGCTCTCCTTCCCTCGAATTTGACATGTCAACATTTGAGGTCCGGGTCTCACGGGACCGGCCACTCTCCGTGGGAGACGAGTTGACATTCTTTTATCCCAGCACCGAATGGGACATGGTCCAACCATTCAACTGCTTTTGTGGGTCTCAGAACTGCCTTGGACTCATCGCAGGCAGTCAGGACATGGAGGCATCCGTTCTCAGCCGATACTGGTTGAATCCGCATGTGAAGGATTTGTTGGCAGGAAAACAGATGACGGTGGCTCCCGAATCTACTGAGGAGATTTCCCTCAAAGCTTGA